The window TCAGTTGTTTAATCTCATCTGTAAATATTCTCTTTGCCTCAGCTACTGCACCCCAGGAAACTGATTTTActtcccctttttattttttccccctgaatctTTTGAGGGTTGTCTGGTCAATATTTCTATCCAGCTTCTCTTTCGGACTTATTTCCTTGCATGACCTCAGCGGCTGCACTCAGCGGCCCCAGGTTGTcttcctggtgtagtttcttggcatgatggcctttctacaatgtttatgatattcaaaataaaacatatttaatgtaatattacactaaaatatgtttaagactaaacttaacttggggtaaactgtctcactttaccccacagccactattttagaaaaaacaacatctCTTAGCAATTCAGGCTAATCTTCAGCTATCATCAATCACATGGTTGTATATGTTAGAGGTTCATCGACATGTATGATATAATTTGTTCTACAGAAATCAATTTGTTTTGACACAACAGTTGATTTAGTTCACAGCAATACAATTTACCTTTACATGCAAAAAAGCcatttttgtgaaaaaacataCTTAACACAGCACCAACTTCTTTTTCATGGCAAGGGGTGAATGGGAGGGGCTTGAAAACATAATTATCACATGACCACAAATGTGTCCCCTTGGGGTGTCTCACATTACCCGACGTCTCACATTACCCTGCTCtccctacactcaaaaaaacgattcaagcccttcttagaggtgacacatttaaatattgttcgatacatttaaataaatcaattacaaaacgaagatatttattttgaatgggtgtaacacaaaatgtatgaatactttcatttattagatttatttaggttacactcacaaaaacgattcaagcccttcttcgaggtgacacatttaaatattgtttgatacatttaaataaatcaattacaaaaatagatattgatatttaatgggtggaacacaaaatttatgaattctttcatttattagatttatttaggttagatggtgtgcatatcaactcaaaataaatgtgtttcattgaggactatcctttgcgcatgcgccagctgaaaatcagttgtttacaaggtgaagacactttcagggctgtatggtggtgtagtggctagcaccgtcgcctcaaagccaaaggtctgtgggttcaattcccagttggggcgtaccttctgtgtggagtttgcatagtTTCTTAGtaagttagtttatattttgagttggacaaacacaaattaatttaatttaatgaatatcgttattttattttagatgtatttgatacaaatgagttggactaacttaattacattgtattgcactgatgtgctaaatttgagttggagttgcatataattattggatggaaaacctgccaacaatttaattgagttcatccaatgagtcatttctttgagtgtatgtgtcattattattatagttgCTTAAACAGTGTGTAATAACACAAAAGTAAAGAAAGGTATTTTAATGTTCAACAGGTTTCTCTCTATAAACGTGTTTAAATGAACTTGTAGGACTTCTGACGTAACAAGAATGACGTTGAGCCTATTTGACATATTCTCAAACAGTTGTGTTTGCTTGGAGCTGTCAGTGTCCATGTTAGCCTGTAATATGTGTCCAAGCCCATGGCGTTTTACAGGTTGGTTAACTCCCACATATCCGGGAGTGCTTTGATGAAATATAATACAGTGTTTCTGTCCCAGACTGGCCTGCTGGTTGTGGTTTCCCCAGTgtcctttttgtttgtgtggacATGAAAGTGAGTCATTGAGGCTGAAACAATACTAACCAGAGTTGTATCTACAAACAAATTGCCACTCAAACACTTCTGAAACACTCTCACCTGCTGCTCTCCTGCTCTGCTCACACCACTCCTCCCCCAGAGGCGTCGCCACTGTTTTGATTACCGTAATGTGCCGAATATCAATGGGAAGCTACGCATATCGCGTTCAGGATCCGTTGGAATTACGTCAATGTCGCAACAGGGCGAGGAGTTAATGTCCGGCACATTTCATATTTCCTGTAGTGCTATTGATCAATCTAGCTTGATTTGGTGTGAGTTGCTTTGTTTTGGAGATATTGGCCATGGAGATGTATGCCTTCTAATGGGACGATGGCATTTGACTTGTTTTGCCAAATGCCAAATATTGCATGGAAATTTCATGGAAATTAGCAGTAATAACATAACACTATAGGAAAATGTGCATGTTTGATGTTGGGGgcgaactgtccctttaacggCAAAATGTATAAAGAATCCAAAGGCTGCAGAAAATGGCTTTTGATTGATATATGCTTTTTAATAGCTGCGTATAACATTATTGGATTATAATCGTGATGCACCAATGTTTAtagtttgttattgttgtagcTATGAATAAAGTTTTGATCCAGTGGTTCCCAACTGTATAGAGTTGTCCCCAACCTAAGGGTCACAGTGTGTTAATgggtgaaaaagaagaaaccatTAAGTTCTGCTatacaaatgtgtatttattattgttcCCCTAATCTTTGTGAAATGTCAAACACTTTCTTCTGTTAGGGCCTcaacactttttaaaacaaagaCACGGAAATGAAAAGGGAAATCTCTCTTTGGTGGAGCTGCTAAcaatttaatttataaaatGGGTCCCAACTGGACTGGACGAAGTTTAATCTTCAACAATGTTTAACATTTTATCAATTCATCGTATTTTTCGTTTTCTTCTTATGatattatttcatattattaACGCCAATACTCAAGCACCGTATATCAACCCCTGGTTAAGAACAGGATCTAAAACTAATAGTGGTGTACTGAATCTTTAATGTACTCATCTTTTCACGCCCGCAGCTGGATGTCAAACACTCCCAAACTATTTTTAGAGGCAAACTCAAATTGCTAACAGAGATGTAATTGACATCATGGCAGTTATTGGTTTTAAGGGCGGGGGCCCCCGAACTGGGAGGTGACGTGCACACTTTCGCCATCTTCTGCAGGTACAGCGCGTTAAGTTCGTATTCTAGTACAACAATGCTGCCGTGTGCCAGGTATGGGAAGCGATCTAACGTtactgcatttgtgtgtgtgtgtgtgtgtgtgtgtgtgtgtgtgtgtgtgcgtgtgtgcgtgtgtgtgtatttcagaGAAGGAAGCTGGCTGTGGGGTTTTAGATAGACAGCCATGTTCAGATGTCTCGTCATCAAACTTCGCAGACTAGTCCGTGGAGCAGTTTTTGGCCCACATACCGTGTTTTGGATCGCAGTTCCTGGTATTGTTTCCCGAGCGCGTTATTTGCTCTGGTTATAAACGCGTTATTACGCAGCTGTTTAGTGGATTACGGATGTAAGGAGAATGCCAGCGAAGCAAACTCGAGCTCTAACTCGGCTAAACAACTAACTTCTCCTCCCACTAGACATGTAAACACTGAGACATGATTACAGTCCACACGGCCTGCCGACGACTTCCCGTAAACTCGCCCGGAACAGAGATCTCGTTCCGGCTTCAATCCGAGGAGTCTTGTTGtcgcttctccttctcttcccttcACTCCTTCCACTCAGACATGTGCTCCATGCGCACAGAgtagcgcgcgtgtgtgtgtgtgtgtgtgtgtgtgtgtgtgtgtcactagaCATTATGGAACATGGCTACTTTGGGCTGgaacaaatacattaaaataaatatatatatatatatagttctatgTATACATAGAccgtatatgtacatatatatagttatatgtatacatagatatatatatatatatatacttcaaaCAAAAAGTATATATTCGTTTTTTTACAATGACATATTTTATACTTTGGAGTTGAATTTTCCTAAAAAAACATCTAGCGTTCGTATTTTCAACATTATTTCTGAGAGGTTAGTGGAATTAGATGCTCATTAGGGCTGAGGCAGGCAATTATTTGCATTATCGGTTCATCTACAATTCTTTTCTCAGTGAACTGATTCATGATTTTGTCAACGAATAGAAACACATGCTGATCACAAGTTACCGAGCTCGAGGCGACATCATAAAATGCCTCGTTTTTTTTGTCTGGCCAGGACAAAACTTTCATAGAAGatagaaaaacagaaatgttcatattttagaacccatacatatataatggctgcaacagaaggagagaggctGCAAGTGTTGTCTGTACCTACACAGTCTTGCATTGCCGGCCATGTGAGGCAGTAGTTTTAAACTCATTTTAATCGTCTTCAGgctgttttctgtgtgtgtgtgtcatgtgcctGTAAGTGCCGTCCTCAACCGTCCTACAGGATATTGACACTCACTGCCTGCTATGCAATGTTAGCTAATACTATGACATCAGCTTGAAGGAGGAGTTTTCTACATGAAGGGAAGCATGACTGAAGAGGCTCGGCAGGTTTTTGACTATTTTCTGAGATAAGAGTTTTCCTACGTCGCTCAAAAGTGCACCCCAGATCCACCTTTGCTAAAGTGGAATAACTAATAAGGAGTAATCTAATCCCTTTGGGCATAGCTGGGCAAGTGTTTCAAGTGTGTATGAGCAGCAGTTCACTATGAAGCTACTGGGAGGGGCGGATCAGGTGAACTGCCACAGTGTTGAGAAAGTGGAACATCAAGAAAATTATGTTTGCTCTTCCTTCCAGTTGCTAAGTGCTACAAAGACCTGAGGCTTCGGTGGGAGGAACATGCTTTCTCGGGATGAATGCTCTGACGAGTGCGTGGATGACATTGGGGACGATAGAGGCAATGGTTGGTCTCCGCCGCGAAAAGAGAGAACCGGTATGGGAGAATACAGCCAGCTGTCTCTGGGAGACGGCAGCGACACCTCGGAGCCTTCGGCCGCGGACACTGCACAGCTCCTCCCGCCGGTCGAGACCAAGTTGTACAAGCGGCGATGGCTCATGCTCTTCATCTTCAGCGCTTTCTCCATGAGCAACGCCTTCATTTGGCTGCAGTACGGGATCATCAGCAACATCTTCCTGCGCTTCTACGGCCTCGGCACCCTGGCCGTCGACTGGCTCTCCatgctcttcttcctcacctacatcctcctcttcctgccggTCACGTGGGCGCTCGAAAACCGGGGCATCAGGGAGGTCGTGATGGTGGCAGCCGCCTTCAACTGCATCGGGGCCTGGATCAAGACGGGCACGGCCGACCCCAATATGTTTGCCATGACCTTCTTCGGCCAGTTCGTCTGTTCGATTGGCACGATCTACATGGGCATCCCGTCTCGACTCGCATCCTTGTGGTTCGGGGAGCACGAGGTCTCCACCGCCTGCTCCATCGCTGTTCTCGGAACCCAGGTGTGTCTCTGCTTGCCTCTCGGGCTCAACACATCCTCGGCAGTGTGCACATGGTGTCAGGAGAACTGTTTGTCTGTGCCGCGGCTGACGGCCAACAGAGCGAACACGACGAGCAGCGCCGATCGAGCTGACGGTGTTCACCTGACGGCGTTCACCTGAGGGGGCGCCGCAGGGTGGGCACTATGCTCCTGCAACGACGCAGCTCCGACTCTGACACACAGAAGGAGAAGCAGTCCGTTTGTCCCTGTGAATTCTGTTTTCTGACTTAGCGGGTTTGACTAAGTAAATCGCTTTgttcagaaaaagaaaattgctTGAAAATGCGGTAGCAGTGAGAACATTTCCATGTCAGCAAAATCAGACTCATGAATTATAATGAAAAGTCTTCCAATCGCAGTCAAGTGCTCAGGTCAGTCAACGGGTGTGTGATAAAGACTTAAACAGTGTAACAATTTAACCTACTTTTTCaaatggacgtgtgtgtgtgtgtgtgtgtgtgtgtgttggatggcTGGTAACTTTCACTGCTTGAAAGGTCTGCTTTTGAACAAGCTCCCAGGTTTGGGGTAAATTAACTGTACAATGAGATTACACTGAGCATCCCGTGTCCATGGCAACCTAGTGAAGGCTGCTGGGGAGGTGCTGGTCATTTATCGATCACCCTCACACTCAAGATACTAGAACATGTTTTAAACTTGCTTGCTCATCTGAAGCTTGAGGTAAAGGAAAACGGCTCGTGTTACTTTCAACTTTCCAGACCAAAACAATAGTTTCAAAGGTTATaaatagagagcgagagactgAAAGCTTTGATCAAATTGTTGAGTGATTTCCAGAGCAAAGAATCTGTCTttttagaattaaaatgtttaattattctTATTGTACAAGCCAATAAAGCTAGTGAATGAATACTGCACAGGCGTTCTTATGCATGGGGCTATTTACAGATGCCTTGTATCACACCATGATCTTCAACCCTATGAACATAGACTTTTGAACCTCTTAACATCCAATGTTATTTCTCAATTGAAGTGTGTTCTCTCTCACCTGTTTTAGATCAAACACTACATACCGGCCATTGTTAGTTATTTTCTAAGTCCAGCTCCCCACTGAAGATAAAAGGACccattgttgttgatgtttactTGTTCACCACAACTGTATTCTTTGGCTCCAGTCCTTAAACCTGAAGCTTCCACATTTTCAGGCTGAATTAGTTCACATATCCTCTTGGATGGAAATAGATCATATTAAGAAAAAGTAGCTCGGATTTTCAGAGGCCTTAGAAGATCAAACCGATCAACTGTCAGTGTGCCAAGTAACTTCATGAGAGAGCATTTATGTGTACCAACTGAGAATAAGCGTGTTATAAATGTACATGAATGAGAATTACACTAGCTGTTCTTTGCGTTTGTCTGTATGCTGTATTGTACAGGGTACCAGGTGCACGTCAATAAATGTGcaccttaaccccccccccccccccctccgacccCCCATTCGTCCCAGATCCACTGAGACTGTTGCTGGACCTGAGGTTGGGGGGGTTCAAGTACATATTCCTCAAAAATAAGGTAAAcgccagcagctggttagcttagcttagcatgaagacaggAAACAGGGAGACAGCTAGCATGTCTTGGCCTAACAAAATCCCGCTTAAACAGGGAGTTGTTTTTCCACATAGTTGTTTGATatagatcacacacacaatagctaATGTGTAACTACTGATCTTTATAGGTGGGTTTGGTTTTATTGTTGACAGAGCCAGGCCAagtgtgtaactgtgttacAGTCTTTACGCTAAGTTAATGATCTCACTTACGAACTGGCCAACTATGTTTCAACACCCCTCCCCCAGTTCACATTTCCCCCACTTATGTAATAATGCCTtgccctttaacccttgtgttaccttagggtcattttgacccgaatcaatattacaccctccccccgcctttgggtcattttgacccgattcaatgtttaaccctcctgttacctttatatttactaacatattttaccttttgggttcaatttgacgccagcaattaaaacctccagaaaattattagaattaatattgttttccaagtttaagtgtgaggcactttatgtttgtttgttgacttccgaaagaacaccgacattaaacattgaatggggtcaaattaatcctaaggcggggggagggtgtaatattgattcgggtcaaaattacccaaaggcaacacaagggttaacaatgtgactgtggttgtgtgtgtgtgtgtgtgtgtgtagccgtcaGCTAGAAGCGCTGAGCCTTTTTTACGTTTTACTTTGTTTCTATCTCCTACAGATGGGTATCGCCATTGGGTTCCTGCTCCCTCCCATCCTCGTGCCTAACGTGGACGATTTGGACGAGCTGGCGTACCACATCAGAATCATGTTCTACATCAGTGCGGGAGCGGCCAccgtcctcttcatcctcgtGATCATTTGTAAGACGACTATTCCCACCCACGGGCTCATAGAAGGAGTAGGAGCTGCCAGGTTCTTTGCTCACACGAAAAAAAATAGCTCCACTGCACGTTCCTTTTAATGTCATATAACTCCCACAGTCATAggtgtaaaaatataaaaagctaAGAGGCATATTGCCATGTTGTTCTTTCCAGCTGCAGACGGACACAGCTATTACCTCCCCTCCTTTGTCCCGCCGCAATGATAATAACACTTTTATTTGCCGTTGTAATGGCATTTTTTTATGAGAGCAGAAGTGATTCTCCAGTTTGATTTTTTTACAACATCAGAATTTACTGTATAACACACAATGTCATTCATGAATACATGGTGTATCTTTGGATTCGGCTGTCGGGCTCCTCGGGCAGCACTGCTGAAGAGCTGAGTCTCCCTGAGATGAGCTTTCTACGGAAAACTGAACAGCACCACCGTCTGCTGGATGAGCGGCTGCAGTAATTGCTGTAATTGTTCATCTTTTGATGAGATGCGTTTCGACACAACGTGAAGTACATCCAAGAACTCTGGCAGTCATGGAAGTGTTTGAAGAAATCATCTTCCTGGTCAGCTCGGTCAAATCCTCCTTTCACCTCTGTGAAGAACGACAACTCACGACAGAAACACGGTGGAGCTTAACCACGTTGCACTTTGTTCATGGAGATTTGGCAACCTGCTAATCCCCAAAGTAATATATGACATGGTTTACCTTCAGACAATGTGTTATTGCATTCACAGACATTTACAATCTAAACATACAGTATTTACTGCTCCCCAGAAACCTGAACCcaccataaaaataataaaattcaGTATTGTAATAGTAActattgtaaaaaatatattttctgggctcataataactttttatttagcaCATTTCAAGGGTTGGTTTGTAAATACAAGGCATTCATATACAGTTAATACAATTAAGGGAGgacgcatccacacacacacacacacacacacacacacacacacctatctaCTCTACACTACTGTTTTGACCTCCAGGGTCATGCAGGGCTTTGACCTCCGTCGGTGTTTGTACGTGTGGATCAGAGAACAGAGGATGCACGATCACAAGCAGCTTAATGAAGGAACACACGTCTGTTTGTCTTCTAGTGTTTCAGGAGAAGCCTGAGCTCCCTCCAAGTCAGGCCCAGGCTCAGGCCAGGAACATCCCCCCCGAAGAGTACTCGTACACAGCTTCTATCTGGAACCTGCTGCGCAACAAGCCCTTCATGCTCCTGGTGGTCAGCTATGGTGGGTTCCTTCCTGTTGCTTGTGCTGATGTTTATCCAGGGCTGCCACCTATTATGAATATTGTTTCTTTGGTTAATCATTTTAGGCTGAGGTCAAGAAAACTGAAATTTCCAAGATCATAACGTCAGATTGCTTGTTCTTTCTGACCAACAATCCAACACTCTGAGATATTTAACTCACAGTGATATTAAACAGCAAGGCAGGAACACTTCACATTTGAAAGACTAGAACTAGTAGATGCTTTGCAGTATTCCTTGCTTATGATTGGTGATTTATCAAATATCAACATAGTTGATTTACTTCCATCAGAGTTCCTAACATGACTTTAACAAAATCTTTAACGCTCAAATTGTAGCACGCTGTAGTTTCCCAATGAGGTCACAGACAATGAATCATAAAGATTCTTCCCGCTGCTGTCAgtctgcacaacacactgcagtcgatcgctggagatcctgccaaactcagcactttatttttcctctgtGTATTTtggtattagtatttagtatttagtattgttattgtgttttgtgtttcattttattttctattaatgctctgatttgcaccgctgctgtgatcctgtaatttccccacggtgggactaataaaggaatatatgatatatatatatatatatatatatatatatatatatataaatattcaaagtaaagtaaagtaaagtgcag of the Pseudoliparis swirei isolate HS2019 ecotype Mariana Trench chromosome 11, NWPU_hadal_v1, whole genome shotgun sequence genome contains:
- the LOC130201267 gene encoding feline leukemia virus subgroup C receptor-related protein 2-like isoform X2; protein product: MLSRDECSDECVDDIGDDRGNGWSPPRKERTGMGEYSQLSLGDGSDTSEPSAADTAQLLPPVETKLYKRRWLMLFIFSAFSMSNAFIWLQYGIISNIFLRFYGLGTLAVDWLSMLFFLTYILLFLPVTWALENRGIREVVMVAAAFNCIGAWIKTGTADPNMFAMTFFGQFVCSIGTIYMGIPSRLASLWFGEHEVSTACSIAVLGTQMGIAIGFLLPPILVPNVDDLDELAYHIRIMFYISAGAATVLFILVIILFQEKPELPPSQAQAQARNIPPEEYSYTASIWNLLRNKPFMLLVVSYGLNIGSFYSISTLLNRMIIAHYPGEEVNAGRIGLTIVVAGMAGSLVCGIWLDRTKTYKQTCLAVYFFSLVGMLVFTFTLNLGYLWVVFVTAGVLGFFMTGYLPLGFEFAVELTFPESEGTSSGMLNCSAQIFGIIFTISQGKIIDRWGTLAGNIFLCIFLLIGTALTALIKSDLRRQKANLQKTEEQTVSKAPTDVEGAVSPPEVLKEGKL
- the LOC130201267 gene encoding feline leukemia virus subgroup C receptor-related protein 2-like isoform X1 codes for the protein MLSRDECSDECVDDIGDDRGNGWSPPRKERTGMGEYSQLSLGDGSDTSEPSAADTAQLLPPVETKLYKRRWLMLFIFSAFSMSNAFIWLQYGIISNIFLRFYGLGTLAVDWLSMLFFLTYILLFLPVTWALENRGIREVVMVAAAFNCIGAWIKTGTADPNMFAMTFFGQFVCSIGTIYMGIPSRLASLWFGEHEVSTACSIAVLGTQMGIAIGFLLPPILVPNVDDLDELAYHIRIMFYISAGAATVLFILVIILFQEKPELPPSQAQAQARNIPPEEYSYTASIWNLLRNKPFMLLVVSYGLNIGSFYSISTLLNRMIIAHYPGEEVNAGRIGLTIVVAGMAGSLVCGIWLDRTKTYKQTCLAVYFFSLVGMLVFTFTLNLGYLWVVFVTAGVLGFFMTGYLPLGFEFAVELTFPESEGTSSGMLNCSAQIFGIIFTISQGKIIDRWGTLAGNIFLCIFLLIGTALTALIKSDLRRQKANLQKTEEQTVSPTGSVSSVVQDYGATAGKVLWERKF